From Plasmodium knowlesi strain H genome assembly, chromosome: 6, one genomic window encodes:
- a CDS encoding pre-mRNA-splicing factor RDS3, putative has product MAAKHHPDLIMCRKQPGIAIGRLCEKCDGKCPICDSYVRPYTLVRICDECNYGSYQGRCIICGGTGISDAYYCKECCLCEKDRDGCPKIVNLGSAKTDLFYENKKYEFKRQ; this is encoded by the exons ATGGCAGCCAAGCAtc ATCCTGACCTGATCATGTGCCGCAAGCAGCCCGGGATAG CCATTGGCAGGCTATGTGAAAAGTGCGACGGGAAGTGTCCCATCTGTGACTCCTATGTGAGGCCCTACACTCTCGTGAGGATATGTGATGAGTGTAACTATGGGAGCTACCAG GGTAGATGCATCATTTGCGGAGGCACGGGAATATCGGATGCATACTACTGTAAAGAGTGTTGCCTGTGCGAGAAGGAT CGAGACGGGTGCCCGAAAATTGTAAACCTGGGAAGCGCAAAGACGGACCTgttttacgagaacaagaaGTACGAGTTCAAGAGGCAGTAA
- a CDS encoding tRNA wybutosine-synthesizing protein, putative, translated as MENFMRRKKKAEKVVDMEKTLPRYAHIYENCKNEVCNIYLNIYREYKEREGVLGEDVKEMEERIKRVVEEKNINDDGVDKSIKKSIDILISPCIYLINRSPDYFTSSCCSGRVVIFGEVEQVYKNRNFNSGADYNRCSSLLEEANLGGDIMNGKTKGAIEEDAFLSYLKGSYHEACYWDDQSGLTMKGRNSSPEGLKRKHRKNVRIYYSSHMHQNLKEDSKMVKSILTECLGGVNTPPPVGKEGEDEFQVVTTSCNVPSEGKKKLTPGDHPKGEATYMNDEDNRKIAPPKKTRIFFKFEPFIIHVKCVNLVSALRLLKMAQLSGLKQSGLLNFNRDVTVAIRGSMRLEHYVEDALSMEENTIAKLLDVCNEKMDHNLRQLVGFYYCYKESMLGGGTKWHPLQMNKVDPIGKSQCLQCERCAQSAHLCGGSEWGQHLPLPEETVKNDLACSGEGEENGSPPNLTNMEGVENTAITEKRKKKKKKKKYINWNKYNIELSDEGHIRTGTSSIGKDSSLQWKLLPNEGDLDKFFVWGHDMFIEEGMIYLFGGFVKGVRSRQLNVFDVERKNLRAYVTPLPALSYHCFFRLDRNYACVFGGRKSPENCTNAAWLYDMRRNMWCTAEWRSTGDKSRGDKEVHGEDASRPCGRYRHACAFVRRYRKKQKEVYLFYLHGGVTEKNEVLNDLWEGKLTVEGNMTMGVTAHIEWERKLRSEKTKQEGEASSPFLKNHTMVYNKRRNVIHIVGGCSSSWAEGAHSSLAREEHRMDHLPTYDMKRDCFFYVRCGNSGHDDQEAFPLNRFSHATCPWGHNDFVLMGGMNMHRTLNDVWLFRMKESKWYRLGAFPFHSMYVRAKVASQGDYLYVVGGGCTVFTFGSFFDLPIVANCRSVLVEKGLETANMVETAKMVETANMVETAETVQVGVENVVGEWEDRQMDNRPDNGVEEETPEMSYLAKWHSYLEQREDGPRISSWRRYHYKGRMISPGKKSQKKLLYLIVKDKTYVKEMKNALERMGVFDKGRKIEVYQGGTKDGNDGNSFLVPVFEKIDTAKNYEQVRRFLSFEKIQLTKEGDIFYIHRNSNRGKERTSLKQCLTKLFYNFVNRLRGYLSEAERKEILRASRKYEVVGGIVIFHHNNLGSILQLYRRCVENIASKYMEVRTGKYAKLRTLVKKYRHRKIISYVDSFWMDLRDTFNQFRGGNTRKVVRMQRRLHLKCIERFLKFSSLARRRTVLRGLSGSSRWGGVSPCGCRKKCHPRRRKKECLFNHPWCCMSYVGRRAVKVDQVAKMKEQLKHIRESEISRKNNPQRNLIKKIAIYEHIEGAKRRNRIHLVLGRNAKTIHIENNVMYKLDLQKCMFCSGNGTEKERMMNIYLDETNMVANKENVVDLFCGVGYFTLPLLKFVGEGKIKEYYACDINGDSLKLLRDAVRLNKIDTTHLKILRQNSFVVTKSAQLVRRCHRVLLGLLPHSVEAWCNAFQLLDGKVGGTLHIHGVGENLFEEQFVSQVNTYDYVKSVKNFSESDIIDFSLTELVRCTLHVTKGPENGEAPSIRQSSPHGGYKLGMRTKAPYRGNNVSANLHFAQFVMLEIFKLALRDYLAHRTNWAISILHVERVKSYAPRLYHYVVDIRCIPGEPREV; from the coding sequence ATGGAGAACTTCATgcggaggaagaaaaaagcagaaaaagtgGTGGACATGGAGAAAACTCTCCCCCGGTACGCCCATATTTACGAGAACTGCAAAAATGAGGTATGCAACATTTATTTGAATATCTACAGGGAGTATAAAGAAAGGGAGGGTGTTTTAGGGGAGGATGTCAAGGAGATGGAAGAAAGGATTAAGCGCGtggtggaggagaaaaatattaatgatgATGGAGTGGATAAATCCATTAAGAAAAGCATCGATATTCTTATTTCACCATGCATTTATCTGATAAATAGAAGCCCGGATTATTTCACCAGTTCCTGTTGCTCGGGGAGGGTGGTAATCTTTGGCGAAGTGGAACAGGTGTACAAGAACAGGAACTTCAACAGTGGTGCAGATTATAACAGATGCAGTTCCTTGTTGGAGGAAGCCAACCTTGGAGGAGATATTATGAATGGTAAGACAAAAGGGGCCATCGAAGAAGACGCATTCCTTTCGTACTTAAAGGGAAGTTACCATGAGGCGTGCTATTGGGATGATCAGTCTGGCCTTACcatgaaaggaagaaactcATCCCCCGAGGGGttgaaaagaaaacacagaaaaaatgtgcgcaTATATTACTCCAGCCACATGCATcaaaatttgaaggaagactccaaaatggtgaagagtATTTTAACGGAGTGCCTAGGTGGTGTGAACACTCCCCCCCCTGTTGgcaaagaaggggaagatgaATTCCAAGTGGTGACTACCTCATGTAACGTAccaagtgaaggaaagaaaaaactaacTCCAGGTGATCATCCGAAAGGAGAGGCAACCTATATGAATGATGAAGATAATAGAAAAATAGCCCCCCCAAAGAAGACAaggattttcttcaaatttgaaCCGTTTATTATTCACGTTAAATGTGTGAATTTGGTGAGCGCACTGAGGTTATTGAAAATGGCACAGCTGTCTGGACTGAAGCAGAGCGGGCTATTGAACTTTAACCGTGACGTTACCGTTGCGATTAGAGGATCCATGCGACTGGAGCATTATGTGGAGGATGCTCTTTCAATGGAGGAGAACACCATTGCGAAGTTACTTGACGTATGCAATGAGAAGATGGACCACAATTTGAGGCAGCTTGTGGGTTTTTACTATTGCTATAAGGAGAGTATGCTGGGGGGTGGTACCAAGTGGCATCCCCTTCAGATGAACAAGGTGGACCCGATAGGAAAGTCGCAATGTCTACAATGTGAGAGATGTGCTCAATCCGCTCATCTGTGTGGTGGCAGCGAATGGGGACAACATCTCCCTCTCCCTGAAGAAACTGTGAAAAACGACCTTGCCTGTTCAGGggaaggtgaagaaaatgGGAGCCCCCCTAATTTAACAAACATGGAAGGGGTGGAAAACACAGCGATcacggaaaaaagaaaaaaaaaaaaaaaaaaaaaaaaatatataaattggAACAAGTACAACATAGAACTATCCGACGAAGGACACATAAGGACTGGTACCTCCTCTATTGGAAAGGATTCCTCACTACAATGGAAGCTCCTTCCAAATGAGGGAGATCTAGACAAGTTCTTCGTTTGGGGGCACGATATGTTTATAGAAGAGGGAATGATATACCTGTTTGGTGGATTTGTTAAGGGAGTGAGGAGTAGGCAGTTGAATGTATTCGACGTTGAAAGGAAGAACTTGAGGGCATATGTCACCCCGTTGCCAGCGCTCTCATATCATTGCTTTTTCCGGCTAGATAGGAATTATGCCTGTGTGTTTGGTGGGAGAAAGAGCCCAGAAAATTGTACGAACGCCGCTTGGTTGTATGACATGAGAAGGAATATGTGGTGCACTGCGGAGTGGCGGAGTACTGGTGATAAAAGTCGTGGGGATAAGGAAGTTCATGGTGAAGATGCCTCCAGACCATGTGGTAGGTACCGACACGCGTGTGCATTCGTCCGGAGATACCGCAAGAAGCAGAAAGAGGTTTATTTGTTCTATCTGCACGGTGGTGTTACGGAGAAGAATGAAGTGTTGAATGATTTATGGGAGGGGAAATTAACCGTTGAGGGGAATATGACGATGGGGGTAACTGCTCACATCGAATGGGAGAGGAAACTCCGTTCAGAGAAGACCAAACAAGAGGGAGAGGcctcttccccatttttaaagAACCATACAATGGTGTATAATAAAAGGAGGAACGTGATTCACATCGTTGGGGGGTGTTCCTCTTCCTGGGCTGAGGGTGCGCACTCGAGTCTGGCCCGAGAGGAACATCGTATGGATCACTTACCCACCTACGACATGAAGAGGGACTGCTTTTTTTACGTTCGCTGTGGGAACAGTGGGCACGATGACCAAGAGGCCTTCCCATTGAACAGATTTTCGCATGCCACATGCCCGTGGGGGCACAACGACTTTGTCCTTATGGGAGGAATGAACATGCATCGAACCTTGAACGATGTATGGCTCTTCCGAATGAAGGAGAGCAAGTGGTACCGTCTGGGTGCGTTTCCGTTCCATAGTATGTACGTGAGGGCGAAGGTTGCCAGTCAGGGGGATTACCTGTACGTGGTCGGGGGCGGGTGCACCGTCTTTACCTTCGGGAGTTTCTTCGACTTACCCATTGTTGCTAATTGTAGGAGCGTCTTAGTCGAAAAGGGGTTAGAAACGGCTAATATGGTAGAAACGGCTAAAATGGTAGAAACGGCTAATATGGTAGAAACAGCCGAAACGGTACAAGTGGGGGTAGAGAATGTGGTAGGAGAATGGGAGGACAGACAGATGGACAACCGACCAGACAACGGggtggaagaagaaacgcCAGAAATGTCCTATCTGGCCAAATGGCATTCTTACCTCGAGCAGAGGGAGGATGGACCAAGAATATCATCATGGCGGAGATACCATTACAAAGGAAGGATGATATCCCCAGGGAAGAAATCGCAGAAGAAGCTTCTATATCTAATTGTAAAGGACAAGACCTACGTGAAGGAGATGAAAAACGCTCTGGAGAGGATGGGGGTATTCGATAAAGGTAGAAAAATTGAAGTGTACCAAGGAGGTACAAAGGACGGAAATGATGGGAACTCCTTTTTGGTTCCagtttttgaaaaaatagatacagcaaaaaattatgaacaagtcaggcgATTTTTGTCATTTGAAAAGATACAGCTTACAAAGGAGGGAGACATTTTCTACATACATAGAAATTCCAACCGAGGGAAAGAGAGAACGAGTTTGAAGCAATGCCTGACGAAACtgttttacaattttgttaatcGTTTGAGGGGGTACTTGAGCGAGGctgagaggaaggaaatctTAAGGGCCAGTAGGAAGTACGAAGTTGTGGGTGGCATTGTAATTTTCCACCATAATAATTTGGGATCCATTCTGCAACTGTACCGCAGGTGTGTGGAGAACATTGCATCGAAATACATGGAGGTGCGAACGGGCAAGTATGCCAAACTGAGAACCCTGGTGAAGAAGTACAGACataggaaaataatttcatatGTGGATTCATTTTGGATGGATTTGAGGGACACGTTCAACCAGTTCAGGGGTGGCAACACAAGGAAGGTGGTCAGGATGCAAAGAAGGTTGCACCTCAAGTGCATTGAAAGGTTCCTTAAATTTAGTAGCCTGGCGAGGAGGCGCACCGTGTTGCGCGGCCTGTCGGGTTCATCTCGGTGGGGGGGCGTATCCCCCTGTGggtgtagaaaaaaatgtcatcctaggaggagaaagaaagagtGCCTTTTTAACCATCCATGGTGCTGTATGTCATATGTGGGAAGACGCGCAGTAAAGGTGGATCAGGTagccaaaatgaaggagcaATTAAAACACATACGTGAGAGTGAAATCAGTAGAAAGAATAACCCACAAAggaatttaataaaaaaaatagcgatTTACGAACACATAGAAGGAgcgaagagaagaaatagaatCCATTTAGTTCTTGGAAGGAACGCGAAAACGATACATATAGAAAATAACGTTATGTATAAACTAGACCTACAGAAGTGTATGTTCTGCTCAGGAAATggaacggaaaaggaaaggatgaTGAATATCTATTTGGATGAAACTAACATGGTGGCGAACAAGGAAAACGTTGTCGACCTGTTTTGTGGGGTTGGGTACTTCACGCTACCCTTGCTGAAGTTTGTTGgcgagggaaaaataaaggaataTTACGCCTGTGACATTAATGGAGATTCTTTGAAATTACTGAGGGATGCAGTAAggttaaataaaatagataCTACTCATCTGAAAATATTAAGACAGAACTCTTTTGTCGTGACGAAGAGTGCGCAGCTCGTTCGGAGGTGTCATCGCGTTTTACTTGGTTTGTTGCCGCACAGCGTAGAGGCCTGGTGCAACGCGTTTCAACTTTTGGACGGTAAGGTGGGGGGTACTCTTCACATACATGGCGTTGGGGAAAACCTTTTTGAAGAACAGTTCGTGAGTCAAGTCAATACATATGATTATGTCAAGAGTGTGAAAAATTTTAGCGAGAGTGATATCATCGATTTTTCCTTAACTGAGTTGGTTCGATGTACGCTCCACGTGACCAAGGGGCCAGAAAATGGAGAAGCTCCTTCCATTAGGCAGTCGTCTCCTCATGGTGGGTACAAATTGGGGATGAGGACGAAGGCTCCCTACAGAGGGAATAATGTCTCTGCGAATCTTCACTTCGCACAGTTCGTGATGCTAGAGATTTTTAAGTTGGCCCTGAGGGACTACCTGGCGCATAGAACGAACTGGGCCATCTCGATACTACACGTGGAGCGCGTTAAGTCCTACGCGCCCCGTCTTTATCACTACGTGGTGGACATACGGTGCATTCCGGGGGAGCCACGAGAAGTGTAG
- a CDS encoding peptidase, putative — translation MDLYHVKCRRWSVLPFLLYGLLILYGGSERNDSMPRESIWGGGIITPVGFLSGLMNFSVTEGRGDRGKESTFAKEDHKINNRISRRVISSNGEGFHATVYFSGRNNGREELHSEDESVNRWDGIPDKVSQFMHKMINVKYENLMEDARRGGLLLERNEISHFGWKANEAINLSPMDEEESIKWKWKKEKEESASVKFGPNNKCFFLSRKEYSRMGRILSSANEDHPEESTIGVPNGDDTFEGSVLNIHFTENRNLYTNVKVGGQPLKLALNSRVEGIYVFMKDSQACYVGEEGMNRICYDPKTSRNSTWCNNDLLCLPAILSRPYECYSDSNLLLENKAEYPSMYYDSLKFTESHVEGSDDVELLDWRRDDRATNETSSANPINNLVRRGEDNTFQNTDIKLITDLSVYNGWSLFKDTDGMMGLAGRELSCRHVSAWNSIIEKNKSLYALDVNLPEGSVKPFVESASQNDSKKVGSSYGKFVSKKASTKKGDAATERNGTISEIHIGDYKKNFGPIVWSEARERGGIFSDSFMQFTLYNLQVCENNIFGKYSSNWQGVIDLSSKCLVLPKMFWLSLMEYLPVNKNDERCIPKNKEVNFDESTIPRMCSVDPRSRPLPVLKFYLSDNDIVSDNNVGGMNGASEEASQRRGIEQVHIPLDNLIINEEGQNDGYLCVLPDVHEGVSSENSGRTTKPLIKFGTYVINNLYVVVDQENYKVGFVNKKDYHFTNDRCTQRPVCIGNQFYEPALNICVDPDCSVWYFYTLNEETKKCESISSRFYVFLFILLLLLFMDIQSYYFYRKSVHVAKVSSR, via the coding sequence ATGGATTTGTATCATGTAAAATGCAGAAGATGGTCTGTTCTGCCGTTTCTGTTGTATGGGTTACTTATTCTGTATGGGGGTTCGGAACGCAATGACTCAATGCCGAGGGAAAGTATCTGGGGTGGGGGCATCATCACGCCGGTAGGTTTCCTCTCAGGTTTAATGAATTTTAGTGTAACGGAAGGGAGAGGTGataggggaaaagaaagcacCTTTGCTAAGGAGGatcataaaataaataatagaATTAGCCGAAGGGTTATAAGTAGCAATGGAGAAGGATTTCATGCAACGGTGTACTTCTCCGGTAGGAACAACGGAAGGGAAGAGTTACATAGTGAGGACGAGTCTGTGAACAGGTGGGATGGTATCCCTGATAAGGTTAGCCAGTTCATGCACAAGATGATAAACGTAAAATATGAGAATTTGATGGAGGATGCAAGGAGAGGGGGGCTATTGTTGGAGAGAAATGAAATTTCCCACTTTGGATGGAAGGCCAATGAAGCCATAAACTTATCCCCGATGGATGAAGAAGAGTCTATTAAatggaaatggaagaaggaaaaagaagaatcagCTTCAGTTAAGTTTGGTCCTAATAACAAgtgcttttttctctcccggAAGGAGTACAGCCGGATGGGAAGAATTCTTTCCTCTGCCAACGAGGACCATCCAGAAGAATCAACCATTGGTGTACCTAACGGGGATGATACCTTCGAAGGAAGTGTATTAAATATCCATTTCACTGAGAACAGAAATCTATATACGAATGTAAAGGTCGGAGGGCAACCTCTGAAGCTGGCACTCAACAGTAGAGTCGAgggcatatatgtatttatgaaGGATTCGCAAGCATGCTACGTAGGTGAGGAGGGGATGAATAGAATTTGTTACGATCCCAAGACATCTAGAAATTCTACGTGGTGCAACAACGACCTTCTATGCCTCCCGGCCATTTTGTCCAGGCCATATGAATGCTACAGCGACAGCAATCTGCTGTTGGAGAACAAGGCAGAGTACCCGAGCATGTATTACGATTCGCTCAAGTTCACGGAGAGCCATGTGGAGGGGTCAGACGATGTGGAGCTACTGGACTGGAGAAGGGATGACAGAGCTACCAACGAGACGAGCTCGGCCAACCCTATCAACAACCTGGTAAGAAGGGGGGAGGACAATACCTTCCAGAATACAGATATCAAGTTGATCACAGATCTGAGCGTTTACAATGGATGGAGTCTATTTAAAGACACTGATGGGATGATGGGACTTGCCGGAAGGGAACTAAGCTGCAGGCATGTCAGTGCGTGGAACAGTATCATCGAGAAGAACAAGTCCTTGTACGCCCTAGATGTTAATTTGCCCGAAGGATCAGTGAAACCGTTCGTAGAgtcagctagccaaaatgattCCAAAAAAGTGGGTTCATCTTATGGAAAATTCGTTTCTAAAAAGGCaagcacaaaaaaaggagatgcAGCAACGGAAAGAAATGGAACAATATCAGAAATACACATAGGAGATTATAAAAAGAACTTTGGGCCAATCGTATGGTCAGAGGCGAGAGAAAGAGGGGGAATTTTCTCGGACTCCTTCATGCAGTTTACCTTGTACAATTTACAGGTAtgtgaaaataatatttttggaAAGTATAGTAGCAATTGGCAGGGAGTAATAGACCTAAGTAGTAAGTGTTTGGTCCTTCCGAAGATGTTTTGGCTCAGTCTGATGGAGTACTTACCCGTGAACAAGAATGACGAGAGGTGCATTCCGAAGAATAAGGAAGTTAACTTTGATGAAAGTACCATACCGAGGATGTGTTCCGTCGACCCCCGCAGTAGGCCTCTACCCGTGTTGAAATTTTATCTTTCGGATAACGACATAGTGAGTGATAACAACGTAGGGGGAATGAACGGTGCCAGTGAAGAAGCCTCACAGAGGAGAGGTATTGAGCAAGTCCATATTCCCCTGGACAACCTTATTATTAATGAGGAGGGCCAAAACGATGGCTACCTCTGTGTGTTGCCAGATGTACACGAAGGAGTTTCTAGTGAAAACAGCGGAAGGACCACCAAGCCATTAATTAAGTTTGGCACCTACGTAATTAATAATTTGTATGTAGTGGTGGACCAGGAGAATTACAAAGTAGGGTTCGTTAACAAGAAGGATTACCACTTCACGAACGACAGATGCACACAGAGGCCCGTTTGTATAGGAAATCAGTTTTACGAACCCGCCTTGAATATCTGTGTAGATCCCGATTGCTCCGTATGGTACTTTTACACGCTAAACGAGGAAACGAAGAAGTGCGAATCTATCTCCTCCCGCTTCTAcgtttttctgttcatcctGCTGCTCCTGCTGTTCATGGACATACAGTCATATTACTTCTACAGGAAGTCGGTGCACGTGGCGAAGGTGTCCTCGCGGTAG